Proteins encoded by one window of Agelaius phoeniceus isolate bAgePho1 chromosome 3, bAgePho1.hap1, whole genome shotgun sequence:
- the LOC143693673 gene encoding gallinacin-12-like produces the protein MPSSMPAAHRGFCEMSLPALGFSSRAKAMGILVLVFIFLSLTQHGDAHGPDSCNQGGGLCRVGSCVSGEYLAQFCFEPVILCCKNLSPATTES, from the exons ATGCCATCCAGCatgccagcagcacacagaggctTCTGTGAAATGtcactcccagccctgggattttccagcagAGCCAAAGCAATGGGGATCCTCGTGCTTGTTTTCATATTCCTCTCCCTGACCCAGCACG GAGATGCCCATGGACCAGACAGCTGTAACCAGGGAGGGGGCTTGTGCCGAGTGGGGAGCTGTGTTTCTGGTGAATACCTGGCTCAGTTCTGCTTTGAACCCGTCATTCTCTGCTGCAAAAATCTGTCACCTGCCACCACAGAGAGCTGA
- the LOC129119015 gene encoding gallinacin-11-like, whose protein sequence is MKLFSCLMALLLFLLQAVPGLGLPRDTSRCLEYHGYCFHLKSCPEPFAAFGTCYRRRRTCCVDTTSNFHICQGEGGHCVPPEIRCLQEQEGLCPRRGWKCCTEV, encoded by the exons ATGAAGCTCTTCTCCTGCCTGATGgctctcctgcttttcctcctccaggctgttccag GTCTCGGCTTGCCCAGGGACACCTCGCGTTGTTTGGAATACCACGGCTACTGCTTCCACCTGAAATCCTGCCCGGAGCCCTTCGCTGCCTTTGGCACCTGCTATCGGCGCCGGAGGACCTGCTGTGTTG ACACCACGTCCAACTTCCAcatctgccagggtgaggggggcCATTGTGTGCCCCCAGAAATCAGATGTCTGCAAGAGCAGGAGGGGCTCTGCCCTCGCAGGGGATGGAAGTGCTGCACAGAAGTGTGA